A stretch of the Streptomyces venezuelae genome encodes the following:
- a CDS encoding MerR family transcriptional regulator — MNRKKITVGIGEAAALTGTTPEALRRQQRSGLRPDAGPEAERDRYGYEDLVRILWARRLAELGLPPHEVRAVLAPADGPEELLVRLSAAVRARRPGPEAGRLLGPEAARLEAAGRHLLVQHPRLRLEQERLETELAALAGAEAADPRVERLAHDWFVHIRALEAAERAACFPEPDFTDEEPAIAPPAIAPPAIAPPAAAPPAATAPGAGRPAPGAPAGPGPGEISAAQARVAELLDALLGAWPGPGPDPDPQPAG; from the coding sequence ATGAACCGGAAGAAGATCACGGTGGGGATCGGCGAGGCGGCGGCGCTGACCGGGACGACCCCGGAGGCCCTCCGCCGGCAGCAGCGCAGCGGACTGCGGCCGGACGCGGGACCGGAGGCGGAGCGGGACCGGTACGGGTACGAGGACCTGGTACGGATCCTGTGGGCGCGGCGGCTGGCGGAGCTGGGCCTGCCCCCGCACGAGGTACGGGCGGTCCTGGCCCCGGCGGACGGCCCGGAGGAGCTGCTGGTCCGGCTGAGCGCGGCGGTCCGCGCCCGGCGGCCGGGACCGGAGGCCGGGCGGCTGCTCGGACCGGAGGCGGCCCGGCTGGAGGCGGCGGGCCGGCACCTGCTGGTCCAGCATCCGAGGCTGCGGCTGGAGCAGGAGCGGCTGGAGACGGAGCTGGCGGCGCTGGCCGGAGCGGAGGCGGCGGACCCGAGGGTGGAGCGGCTGGCCCACGACTGGTTCGTGCACATCCGGGCACTGGAGGCGGCGGAACGGGCGGCCTGCTTCCCGGAGCCCGACTTCACCGACGAAGAACCGGCCATCGCTCCACCGGCCATCGCTCCACCGGCCATCGCTCCACCGGCCGCCGCTCCACCGGCCGCCACGGCCCCCGGCGCCGGCCGGCCCGCTCCGGGCGCGCCCGCCGGGCCCGGGCCGGGGGAGATCTCCGCGGCCCAGGCACGGGTGGCGGAGCTCCTGGACGCGCTGTTGGGCGCCTGGCCGGGCCCGGGTCCGGACCCGGACCCGCAGCCGGCCGGTTAG